The following coding sequences are from one Elusimicrobium minutum Pei191 window:
- the rplX gene encoding 50S ribosomal protein L24 — protein sequence MLKKNDSVVILSGKDKGKKGEIKEVIASKNRVIVSGVNIVSKHEKPAGNKKGGIIKVEAPLHISNVAIVCKKCNKAMTPKHTVANDGAKVRVCRKCGETVK from the coding sequence ATGTTAAAAAAGAATGATTCAGTAGTAATCCTCTCAGGCAAAGATAAAGGTAAAAAAGGCGAAATTAAAGAAGTAATAGCCTCTAAAAACCGCGTTATCGTTTCTGGCGTAAACATTGTCAGCAAGCATGAAAAGCCTGCGGGCAACAAAAAAGGCGGCATTATTAAAGTAGAAGCCCCTTTGCATATTTCTAACGTAGCGATTGTATGCAAAAAATGCAACAAAGCTATGACGCCTAAACACACTGTCGCCAACGATGGTGCCAAGGTTAGAGTATGCCGCAAATGCGGAGAAACCGTTAAATAA
- the secY gene encoding preprotein translocase subunit SecY, whose product MANNTVANIFNAPELKKRLLFVLGAIFVFRVAAAIPIPGINTDVIKQIFAMQQHGVLGFLDIFSGGAMSRFSILALGIMPYINASIIMGLVRGAHLIPALDRMHKEGEAGRRKENQITRVFALILACVQGFGLTFALGKMSAPGGISAIVDPSIAFYITTTLTLATGTMFVMWLGEQITEKGIGNGISLIIFAGIVDRLPSAVMKVVQLVQAGEMQFFSSIAIFAAVIIIMILVVWVETAQRQIPVQYAKRQIGNKVYGGQTSYLPLKIDQSGVIAVIFASSIIYMPLTIAGFNPESTWAIKITEFMGRGHLAYFAIFASLIIFFCYFYNSMTINPSDLAENMKKNGGFIPGIRPGEPTKNYLEWVLNRITLSGAIFVCLIAIMPDIARIKFNVPFYFGGTSLLIVVGVALDTAGQIQAHLMARDYEPLMKAGKKLSNRRWFNVGE is encoded by the coding sequence ATGGCTAATAATACAGTTGCTAATATTTTTAACGCGCCTGAACTTAAAAAAAGGCTTCTCTTTGTTCTGGGCGCTATATTTGTTTTTAGGGTAGCGGCGGCGATACCGATACCGGGTATTAATACGGACGTTATTAAACAAATTTTTGCCATGCAACAACACGGCGTTTTAGGCTTTTTAGATATTTTCTCAGGTGGCGCGATGAGCAGGTTCTCAATACTCGCGCTTGGTATCATGCCTTACATTAACGCTTCAATTATTATGGGTTTGGTACGCGGCGCGCATTTAATTCCCGCGCTTGACCGTATGCATAAAGAAGGCGAAGCCGGCAGAAGAAAAGAAAATCAGATTACGCGTGTTTTCGCTTTAATTCTTGCCTGTGTACAAGGTTTCGGTTTAACATTTGCTTTAGGCAAAATGTCAGCTCCGGGCGGCATTTCCGCAATCGTTGATCCTTCAATCGCTTTTTATATTACAACAACCTTAACTCTTGCAACCGGCACAATGTTTGTTATGTGGCTTGGCGAACAGATTACGGAAAAAGGTATCGGCAACGGTATTTCTTTAATTATCTTTGCGGGTATCGTTGACAGATTGCCCAGCGCTGTTATGAAAGTCGTCCAGCTTGTGCAAGCGGGCGAAATGCAGTTCTTCTCTTCCATTGCTATTTTTGCGGCTGTTATTATAATAATGATTTTAGTTGTTTGGGTTGAAACAGCCCAAAGGCAAATTCCCGTGCAGTACGCAAAACGCCAAATCGGCAATAAAGTTTACGGCGGGCAGACAAGTTATTTACCTTTAAAAATTGACCAAAGCGGCGTTATCGCTGTTATTTTCGCCTCATCAATTATTTATATGCCTTTAACGATAGCAGGCTTTAACCCCGAATCGACATGGGCTATTAAAATTACGGAATTTATGGGCAGAGGCCACTTGGCCTATTTCGCCATATTTGCTTCTTTAATTATTTTCTTCTGCTATTTCTACAATTCAATGACAATAAATCCTTCCGATTTGGCTGAAAATATGAAAAAGAACGGCGGTTTTATACCTGGTATCAGACCGGGCGAACCTACAAAGAATTACCTTGAATGGGTATTAAACAGGATTACTCTTTCAGGCGCTATATTTGTTTGTTTAATCGCCATCATGCCTGATATAGCAAGAATCAAATTTAATGTTCCTTTTTACTTTGGCGGAACCTCACTATTAATCGTTGTGGGTGTTGCGCTTGACACCGCAGGCCAGATACAGGCGCATTTGATGGCCAGAGATTACGAGCCTTTAATGAAAGCCGGTAAAAAATTAAGCAACAGACGTTGGTTTAACGTAGGGGAATAA
- the rplD gene encoding 50S ribosomal protein L4 — translation METKVFNIQGKEEGTTALPEVLFSAKPNPTFLHEVVTAFLANQRRGTADVKTRAEVSGTGKKPWKQKGTGRARHGSMRSPIWRHGGVAFGPTPRSFRQYLPAQKRRAALIQALSAKYAEGNVIVFNDGGIKESKTKVLATALKAMEAGRKPLVLTTEKTDNKVFLSARNIAGLSLIPASDVNAYVVLNSSKIIITKDALETLKSTFAGEAK, via the coding sequence ATGGAAACAAAAGTTTTTAATATTCAAGGTAAAGAAGAAGGCACAACGGCATTGCCCGAAGTTCTTTTTTCCGCAAAACCTAACCCGACATTCTTGCACGAAGTCGTAACCGCGTTTTTGGCCAACCAGCGCAGAGGCACAGCCGATGTTAAGACAAGGGCTGAAGTCTCCGGCACAGGCAAAAAACCGTGGAAGCAAAAAGGTACAGGCCGCGCCAGACACGGCAGCATGCGCTCTCCTATTTGGAGACACGGCGGCGTCGCGTTCGGCCCCACCCCCCGCTCTTTCAGACAGTACTTACCCGCGCAGAAACGCAGAGCTGCCTTAATACAGGCTTTATCCGCGAAATACGCAGAAGGTAACGTTATTGTTTTTAACGACGGCGGAATCAAAGAAAGCAAAACAAAAGTTTTAGCTACGGCTTTAAAAGCCATGGAAGCAGGCAGAAAACCTTTGGTTTTAACAACAGAAAAGACGGATAATAAAGTTTTCTTGTCAGCAAGAAACATCGCCGGTCTTTCCTTAATACCTGCATCCGACGTTAATGCTTATGTTGTTCTTAACAGCAGCAAAATCATTATCACAAAAGACGCTCTTGAAACACTCAAAAGCACTTTTGCAGGGGAGGCAAAATAA
- the rpsH gene encoding 30S ribosomal protein S8, whose amino-acid sequence MDPISDFLTRIRNANMKRKEKVDIPFSKIKTEIARVLKEEGYIANYKAVHNETKGGVVRVFLKYTPENDVIINGLKRVSRPGQRVYSSYADIPRVRGAFGITILSTSKGIMTDAEAKAKKLGGELLCQVW is encoded by the coding sequence ATGGATCCTATATCAGATTTCTTAACAAGAATAAGAAATGCAAATATGAAAAGAAAAGAAAAGGTTGACATTCCCTTTTCTAAAATTAAGACAGAAATCGCACGCGTTTTAAAAGAAGAAGGCTACATAGCCAACTACAAAGCCGTGCATAATGAAACAAAAGGCGGAGTAGTAAGAGTTTTTCTTAAATACACGCCTGAGAATGACGTAATCATTAACGGTCTTAAAAGAGTTTCCCGCCCGGGGCAGAGAGTTTACAGCTCTTATGCTGATATCCCCCGCGTTCGCGGCGCTTTTGGTATAACAATTTTATCAACATCCAAAGGCATTATGACAGACGCTGAAGCTAAAGCCAAAAAACTTGGCGGCGAGCTTCTTTGCCAAGTCTGGTAA
- the rplE gene encoding 50S ribosomal protein L5, which translates to MTTETKKTTKGYEPRIKTLYNGKVLPALMKDLGLKSVMAAPKLEKIVINIGVPEAREDIKVLDICKDDLTSIAGQATQIRRAKKSISNFKLREGMPIGVRVTLRGNRMYDFFDRFISIACPRIRDFQGFNEKCFDGKGNLNLGIKEHYIFPEVDVEKSPKPHGMNITFVTTAKDDNGGRLLLTYLGLPFKKK; encoded by the coding sequence ATGACAACAGAAACTAAGAAAACAACAAAGGGTTATGAACCCAGAATAAAAACTTTGTATAACGGCAAAGTTCTTCCCGCGCTTATGAAAGATTTAGGTTTAAAAAGCGTTATGGCTGCGCCTAAACTTGAAAAAATTGTTATTAACATAGGTGTTCCCGAAGCTAGAGAAGATATAAAAGTTCTTGATATCTGCAAAGATGATTTAACAAGCATCGCAGGCCAGGCCACGCAGATCAGAAGAGCAAAAAAATCAATCTCTAACTTTAAACTCAGAGAAGGCATGCCGATAGGCGTTCGCGTTACCTTAAGAGGTAACAGAATGTATGATTTTTTTGACAGATTCATTTCAATCGCCTGCCCCCGCATAAGGGACTTCCAGGGGTTTAATGAAAAATGCTTCGACGGCAAAGGCAACCTTAACTTAGGTATTAAAGAACATTACATTTTTCCTGAAGTGGATGTTGAAAAATCACCTAAACCGCATGGTATGAACATTACGTTCGTTACCACAGCTAAAGATGATAACGGCGGCAGATTATTGCTTACTTACTTAGGCTTGCCGTTTAAAAAGAAATAA
- the rplN gene encoding 50S ribosomal protein L14 has product MIQLRSIINVADNSGARKVQCFKVRGGHHRDIATLGDVIMCSVRDAIPTSSIKKGDVVRAVVVRVAREKRRKDGSYIRFDENAVCIINENGEPKGTRVFGPIARELRDKNFLKIISLAPEVI; this is encoded by the coding sequence ATGATTCAGTTAAGAAGTATTATCAATGTGGCAGACAACAGCGGCGCCAGAAAAGTCCAGTGCTTTAAAGTGCGCGGCGGTCACCACAGGGATATCGCAACTTTGGGAGATGTTATTATGTGTTCCGTCAGAGATGCGATCCCTACATCAAGCATTAAAAAGGGCGACGTTGTCCGCGCGGTAGTAGTTCGCGTGGCCAGAGAAAAAAGAAGAAAAGACGGTTCCTATATCCGTTTCGATGAAAACGCAGTCTGCATTATCAACGAAAACGGCGAACCTAAAGGCACCCGTGTTTTCGGCCCTATAGCCAGAGAACTCAGAGACAAAAATTTCTTGAAAATTATTTCTCTCGCGCCGGAGGTAATCTAA
- the rplV gene encoding 50S ribosomal protein L22, whose translation MEAFAIAKFQRHGSRKVGLVLDQIRGKNVKKAEEMLPFIEKRTAELVYKTVHSAAANLEVKSGKKLDLSKVYIKEAYANIGPMSNLRRIQPGPQGRAMPYKKSMCHLTVVVSDEKGGR comes from the coding sequence ATGGAAGCTTTTGCAATAGCAAAATTTCAAAGACACGGAAGCAGAAAAGTAGGCTTAGTGCTTGATCAAATCAGAGGCAAAAACGTTAAAAAAGCGGAAGAAATGTTGCCTTTTATTGAAAAAAGAACAGCCGAGCTTGTCTACAAAACCGTTCATAGCGCAGCAGCTAACTTAGAGGTTAAATCGGGCAAAAAGCTTGATCTTAGCAAAGTTTATATTAAAGAAGCTTATGCTAACATCGGCCCGATGAGCAATTTAAGAAGGATTCAGCCCGGCCCGCAAGGCAGAGCAATGCCCTACAAAAAGAGCATGTGTCATCTAACCGTGGTTGTATCAGACGAAAAGGGAGGACGTTAA
- the rpsQ gene encoding 30S ribosomal protein S17, which yields MENKETRGKRKVLSGVVVSDKGNKTCVVEVERLVRHGLYSKTLKRAAKFHAHDEGNEAKIGDKVEIMSTRPISKMKRWRLSKIVEKAIN from the coding sequence ATGGAAAATAAAGAAACTCGTGGAAAAAGAAAAGTTTTATCCGGCGTCGTTGTTTCCGATAAAGGTAACAAAACATGCGTAGTAGAAGTTGAAAGACTTGTAAGACACGGTCTTTACAGCAAAACTCTTAAAAGAGCTGCCAAATTCCACGCGCACGACGAAGGTAATGAAGCTAAAATTGGTGACAAAGTAGAAATTATGAGCACCAGACCTATCAGCAAAATGAAGAGATGGAGACTCTCTAAAATTGTTGAAAAGGCCATAAATTAA
- the rpmC gene encoding 50S ribosomal protein L29 codes for MKTKEKENLKKKSVKELSDMLVKAQEKKFDLLFKHSTTPLSNPLEIKAVRREIALLKTLIGEKQEAK; via the coding sequence ATGAAGACCAAAGAAAAAGAAAATTTAAAAAAGAAAAGTGTTAAAGAGCTTTCTGATATGCTCGTAAAAGCACAAGAAAAGAAATTTGATCTTCTTTTCAAACACAGCACAACGCCGTTGTCCAATCCGTTGGAAATTAAGGCTGTAAGACGCGAGATTGCTCTGTTGAAAACCTTAATCGGTGAAAAACAAGAGGCTAAATAG
- the rplR gene encoding 50S ribosomal protein L18 → MATKQERYQYRKERTRKNLMEGGARRPRLSVYRSLKYLYAQVIDDNEGKTIVSATTLSKELEGKFKSSAKSIEAAKALGEIIAKKALDKGVTEVMFDRGGRIYHGRIKALADAAREAGLKF, encoded by the coding sequence ATGGCTACTAAACAAGAGAGATATCAATATCGCAAAGAAAGAACCCGCAAAAACCTTATGGAAGGCGGCGCTCGCAGACCAAGACTTTCTGTTTACAGAAGCTTGAAATATCTCTATGCGCAGGTAATTGATGATAATGAAGGCAAAACAATTGTTTCCGCCACGACATTATCAAAAGAGCTTGAAGGTAAATTTAAATCTTCAGCCAAAAGCATAGAAGCTGCGAAAGCCCTCGGCGAAATAATAGCTAAAAAAGCGCTTGATAAAGGCGTTACGGAAGTTATGTTTGACCGCGGTGGCAGGATTTATCACGGTAGAATTAAAGCCCTCGCTGACGCTGCAAGAGAAGCGGGCTTAAAATTCTAA
- the rpsE gene encoding 30S ribosomal protein S5 — translation MVTDTNKKENKKEAKGRRAEFPVRRPEDGTMTVVNVARTAKVVKGGKRFGFRALVVVGNGNGKVGAAIGKANQVQLAINKAEGHARKHMITFPVVNETIPHETIGKFGASSVWMQPAAPGSGVIAGAGARLVLEAAGIKNIISKSLGSTNACNLVYATLEALKTLKSKEEVLALKGKTTPAAEIKSEAAEAK, via the coding sequence ATGGTTACTGATACAAATAAAAAAGAAAATAAAAAAGAAGCGAAAGGCAGAAGAGCCGAGTTTCCAGTAAGGAGACCCGAAGACGGCACAATGACGGTAGTCAACGTTGCCAGAACCGCGAAGGTTGTTAAAGGCGGTAAAAGATTTGGTTTTAGAGCGCTCGTCGTAGTCGGCAACGGCAACGGCAAAGTAGGCGCTGCCATTGGCAAAGCAAACCAGGTCCAATTAGCTATTAATAAAGCGGAAGGACATGCCAGAAAGCATATGATCACTTTCCCTGTTGTCAATGAAACTATTCCCCATGAAACCATTGGCAAATTTGGCGCAAGCTCAGTTTGGATGCAGCCCGCAGCGCCCGGTTCCGGTGTTATCGCCGGTGCTGGCGCACGCTTGGTATTAGAAGCGGCCGGCATTAAAAACATTATTTCAAAGAGTCTTGGCAGCACAAACGCCTGCAACCTCGTTTACGCGACGTTGGAAGCGTTAAAAACCTTAAAAAGCAAAGAAGAAGTTCTTGCTTTAAAAGGCAAAACAACGCCTGCGGCGGAAATTAAATCCGAAGCTGCGGAAGCCAAATAA
- the rplF gene encoding 50S ribosomal protein L6 — translation MSRIGKKPIQIPGKVKVDIKGAELTATGPLGSLNYTLPSGLKAVIDNGILNISIEEKGKEKLLNAIHGTTRANVFNVIEGVDKGFSKVLEINGLGYKAIVAGTKLTIEVGLSHPVIFDIPKGLTAAYDGKTNTLEIKGSDKFLVGDFAAKIRRVRPPEPYKGSGIKYQGEHIARKAGKTAAGGK, via the coding sequence ATGAGCAGAATTGGAAAAAAACCTATTCAGATACCGGGCAAAGTTAAAGTTGACATTAAAGGCGCCGAACTTACGGCAACAGGCCCTTTAGGTTCACTTAACTATACTCTTCCTTCAGGTTTAAAAGCTGTTATCGATAATGGCATTTTAAACATCAGCATTGAAGAAAAAGGCAAAGAAAAACTTTTAAACGCCATTCACGGTACAACCCGCGCTAATGTTTTTAATGTTATAGAAGGCGTTGATAAAGGTTTTTCAAAAGTTTTGGAAATCAATGGTCTCGGTTATAAAGCGATTGTGGCCGGCACAAAACTTACTATTGAAGTAGGTTTGTCACACCCCGTTATTTTTGACATTCCCAAAGGTTTAACAGCCGCTTATGACGGTAAAACCAACACTTTGGAAATCAAAGGCAGCGACAAGTTTTTAGTCGGCGATTTTGCGGCTAAAATCAGAAGAGTAAGACCTCCCGAACCCTACAAAGGCAGCGGTATTAAATACCAGGGCGAACATATCGCCAGAAAAGCCGGTAAGACAGCTGCAGGAGGCAAATAA
- the rplB gene encoding 50S ribosomal protein L2, which yields MPIKTFRPYTPSRRTITVADFSEITTKTPEKRLVKGLRKTGGRNNTGMIMVRHIGGGHKRAYRQIDFKREKYGVPAKVATIEYDPNRNARICLLHYADGDKRYIIHPVGLKIGDEVMSGPNAEIKVGNCLPLKNIPEGTFIHALELKVGKGAQLVRSAGSQAQLMAKENDYAHVKMPSGEIRLVPIACCASIGQVGNVEHNNIVIGNAGRKRHRGVKPTVRGSAMNAVDHPMGGGRGHSKGGNIPRSPWNQPSRGLKTRPKKSWDWMIVSDRRKNKAGK from the coding sequence ATGCCTATTAAGACATTCAGACCTTACACCCCTTCCAGGAGAACCATTACGGTTGCCGATTTCTCTGAAATCACAACCAAAACTCCTGAAAAGAGGCTTGTTAAAGGTTTAAGAAAAACCGGCGGACGCAATAACACCGGTATGATTATGGTACGCCACATCGGCGGCGGACATAAAAGAGCTTACAGACAAATTGATTTCAAGAGAGAAAAATATGGTGTTCCCGCGAAAGTGGCTACCATTGAATACGATCCGAACAGAAACGCAAGAATTTGTCTTTTGCATTATGCAGACGGAGATAAAAGATATATCATTCACCCTGTCGGTTTAAAAATCGGCGATGAAGTTATGTCCGGTCCCAACGCAGAAATTAAAGTGGGTAACTGCCTTCCTTTGAAAAATATACCTGAAGGTACTTTTATCCACGCATTAGAGCTTAAAGTTGGCAAAGGCGCTCAGCTTGTAAGAAGCGCCGGCTCACAAGCCCAGCTTATGGCTAAAGAAAATGACTATGCACACGTCAAAATGCCGTCCGGCGAAATAAGACTTGTTCCTATAGCTTGCTGTGCGAGCATAGGTCAGGTTGGCAACGTCGAGCACAATAACATCGTTATTGGCAACGCGGGCAGAAAAAGACATCGCGGCGTAAAACCTACGGTTCGCGGCAGTGCAATGAACGCAGTTGACCACCCTATGGGCGGCGGCCGCGGTCACAGCAAGGGCGGTAACATACCGCGCTCTCCTTGGAATCAGCCTTCCCGCGGTTTAAAAACCAGACCCAAAAAGTCATGGGATTGGATGATTGTAAGCGATAGAAGAAAAAATAAGGCTGGTAAATAA
- the rpsC gene encoding 30S ribosomal protein S3 — translation MGHKINPKGLRLGYTQDWQSRWFAPKNMPALIIEDKRIRELIEERFKMAAISFVGIERAGAFLRINIHTARPGVVIGKKGADIEQLRKDLEKMTGSKTFVNVVEIKNPETDASLVAQSICMQIEKRAHYGAAMKKAIEKALAGKALGIKIMVSGRLGGAEIARTEWKREGRVPLHTLCAEIDYGTAEAMTISGKIGCKVWIFKKTHFAKSPKEILHELRKHREVTETPSGSAETVTEAK, via the coding sequence ATGGGACATAAGATTAACCCCAAGGGTCTAAGGTTAGGTTATACCCAGGATTGGCAGAGCAGATGGTTTGCTCCCAAAAATATGCCTGCCTTAATCATTGAGGATAAACGCATTAGAGAGCTTATTGAAGAACGCTTTAAAATGGCTGCGATAAGCTTTGTAGGTATTGAAAGAGCCGGCGCATTTTTAAGAATCAACATACATACGGCCAGACCGGGTGTTGTTATCGGTAAAAAAGGCGCTGATATTGAGCAGCTCAGAAAAGATTTAGAAAAAATGACAGGCAGCAAAACATTTGTCAATGTCGTTGAAATCAAAAATCCTGAAACTGACGCTAGCTTAGTGGCCCAGTCAATCTGCATGCAGATTGAGAAACGCGCGCACTACGGCGCGGCGATGAAAAAGGCCATAGAAAAAGCTTTAGCAGGTAAAGCGCTCGGTATTAAGATTATGGTTTCAGGTAGACTAGGCGGCGCGGAAATCGCCCGTACGGAATGGAAACGTGAAGGAAGAGTTCCTTTACATACACTCTGCGCGGAAATTGATTACGGCACAGCCGAAGCTATGACGATTAGCGGTAAAATAGGCTGCAAAGTCTGGATTTTCAAAAAAACACACTTCGCTAAATCCCCTAAAGAGATTTTGCATGAGCTCAGAAAGCACAGAGAAGTTACAGAAACACCCTCAGGTTCAGCTGAAACTGTTACCGAGGCTAAATAA
- the rpsS gene encoding 30S ribosomal protein S19 produces the protein MGRSTKKGPFIDNNLLEKVQKMNTSSEKKPIKTWARACTIVPEFIGHTFMVHNGKKFLPVYITERMVGHKLGEFSFTRVFKTHGGMTKESTALK, from the coding sequence ATGGGAAGATCTACAAAGAAAGGTCCTTTTATAGACAATAATCTGTTGGAAAAGGTTCAAAAAATGAATACTTCCAGCGAAAAGAAACCCATTAAAACATGGGCAAGGGCATGCACGATAGTGCCGGAATTTATCGGACACACATTTATGGTGCATAACGGCAAAAAATTCCTTCCTGTATACATCACTGAAAGAATGGTTGGCCATAAACTCGGCGAATTTTCTTTCACAAGAGTATTTAAGACACATGGTGGCATGACGAAAGAATCCACCGCCTTAAAGTAA
- the rplO gene encoding 50S ribosomal protein L15: MVKLNELFPKHGSRKAKRRIGLGVGSGLGRSATKGMKGQSSRSGNTKKESKEGGQMPLYRRVPKSGFSNATFAKRFDYVNIGSLEKACKAGEEVTPETMKTLGLVKCAKRVKVLANGELKKGLKVSAHGFSATAKAAIEKAGGSVTVIEKK, encoded by the coding sequence ATGGTAAAACTTAATGAACTTTTCCCTAAACACGGGTCTAGAAAAGCAAAAAGAAGAATCGGTCTCGGCGTAGGCAGCGGCTTGGGCCGCAGCGCCACGAAAGGTATGAAAGGCCAGTCCTCACGCTCCGGCAATACAAAGAAAGAAAGTAAAGAAGGCGGTCAAATGCCCCTTTACAGAAGAGTGCCAAAAAGCGGTTTTTCAAATGCGACATTTGCAAAAAGATTTGATTATGTAAATATCGGTTCTTTGGAAAAAGCTTGCAAAGCCGGTGAGGAAGTCACACCTGAAACGATGAAAACTTTAGGTTTGGTTAAATGCGCCAAAAGAGTAAAAGTGCTTGCTAACGGAGAGCTCAAAAAAGGGCTTAAAGTTTCCGCGCACGGTTTCTCGGCCACGGCAAAAGCGGCTATTGAAAAAGCCGGCGGTTCTGTGACAGTAATTGAGAAAAAATAG
- a CDS encoding type Z 30S ribosomal protein S14 → MATKAWVAKMAKPQKFAVRYHNRCQVCGRPRGYYRDFGLCRICLRKMAHQGLIPGVRKSSW, encoded by the coding sequence ATGGCAACAAAAGCATGGGTTGCAAAAATGGCAAAACCGCAAAAATTCGCAGTCAGATATCATAACAGATGTCAGGTTTGCGGACGTCCCAGAGGTTATTACAGGGATTTCGGTCTTTGCAGAATATGCCTCAGAAAAATGGCCCACCAAGGTTTAATCCCTGGTGTTAGAAAGTCTAGCTGGTAA
- the rplC gene encoding 50S ribosomal protein L3 — MTENTQNAANAAVETQANAETVKETPATFRFVLGEKMGMTQLFDEKGNLHAVSVVKAGPCKVVRVRTQEKDGYTAVCLGFGEVKEKALNKPELGFFKKTTQAPVRHMKEHRVSDVTGFEVGQVVSLDKIFKPGDYVDVQGKIKGRGFAGAMKRHGFAGQPASHGASDRERAPGGLASRRSLGKVLSGQRMAGHYGNTTQTVAKIEVIKVDSENNLIFLKGSVPGAKGTIVSVLETSKTRKHIVAPIVQKISASKAANKK, encoded by the coding sequence ATGACAGAAAACACACAAAACGCTGCTAATGCCGCTGTGGAAACACAAGCTAACGCAGAAACTGTCAAAGAAACTCCCGCAACATTCAGGTTCGTTTTGGGAGAAAAAATGGGGATGACCCAGCTCTTTGATGAAAAAGGCAACTTACACGCAGTATCTGTAGTAAAAGCAGGTCCTTGTAAAGTTGTACGTGTCAGAACACAGGAAAAAGACGGTTATACGGCTGTCTGCCTTGGTTTTGGCGAAGTGAAGGAAAAAGCCCTTAATAAACCGGAACTTGGCTTTTTTAAGAAAACAACACAGGCCCCCGTCAGACATATGAAAGAACACAGGGTATCTGATGTTACAGGTTTTGAAGTAGGCCAAGTCGTTTCACTCGATAAAATTTTTAAACCCGGCGATTATGTTGACGTCCAGGGTAAAATAAAAGGCCGCGGTTTTGCCGGCGCAATGAAAAGACACGGCTTTGCCGGTCAGCCTGCGTCACACGGCGCTTCGGACAGAGAAAGAGCCCCGGGCGGTCTTGCTTCCAGAAGATCTTTAGGTAAAGTTCTTTCCGGCCAGAGAATGGCGGGCCATTACGGCAACACAACCCAGACAGTGGCCAAAATCGAAGTAATTAAAGTAGATTCTGAAAATAACCTTATTTTCTTAAAAGGTTCAGTTCCCGGTGCAAAGGGTACAATCGTATCTGTTTTAGAAACTTCCAAAACTAGAAAACACATTGTGGCTCCTATAGTGCAGAAAATATCTGCCTCTAAAGCTGCTAACAAGAAGTAA
- the rplP gene encoding 50S ribosomal protein L16, whose protein sequence is MLMPKRVKYRKPFSAPRIKGVAKRGATVSFGEYGLKALEPKWVTARQIEAARIVISRYAKKKGKMWTRVFPDKAITKHPAETRMGKGKGAPDHWVAVVKPGHILFEVEGLDLDTTKRAMRMASDKLPIKTKLVSRR, encoded by the coding sequence ATGTTGATGCCTAAAAGAGTAAAGTATAGAAAACCGTTTTCCGCTCCGCGCATTAAGGGCGTTGCCAAAAGAGGCGCTACAGTCTCCTTCGGCGAATACGGTCTTAAAGCACTTGAGCCTAAATGGGTTACGGCAAGACAGATTGAAGCTGCTCGTATCGTAATTTCGCGTTATGCTAAAAAGAAGGGTAAAATGTGGACAAGAGTTTTCCCCGATAAAGCAATAACCAAACACCCTGCTGAAACCAGAATGGGTAAAGGTAAAGGCGCCCCAGATCATTGGGTAGCAGTTGTTAAGCCCGGACATATTTTGTTTGAAGTAGAAGGTTTAGACCTTGATACAACCAAACGAGCTATGAGAATGGCTTCTGACAAATTGCCGATAAAAACTAAACTGGTATCCAGAAGGTAG
- the rplW gene encoding 50S ribosomal protein L23 translates to MKTIYEVIKKPLLTEKSLILRDEQNKYSFVVAKNASKGEIVTAVEKFFNVTVEKINTCAIKGKVHRMGRFAGKRADYKKAVVTLKKGDKIDVVEATAK, encoded by the coding sequence ATGAAAACGATATATGAAGTCATAAAAAAGCCTCTTTTGACAGAAAAGAGCTTAATTTTAAGAGACGAACAAAATAAATACAGCTTTGTAGTTGCCAAAAACGCGAGCAAAGGCGAAATTGTTACAGCGGTAGAAAAGTTTTTTAACGTTACCGTTGAAAAAATTAACACCTGCGCGATTAAAGGCAAAGTACATCGTATGGGACGCTTTGCCGGCAAAAGAGCCGACTATAAAAAAGCGGTCGTAACCCTCAAAAAAGGCGACAAAATAGACGTCGTTGAAGCGACGGCGAAGTAA